Proteins encoded together in one Onychomys torridus chromosome 1, mOncTor1.1, whole genome shotgun sequence window:
- the Fbl gene encoding rRNA 2'-O-methyltransferase fibrillarin isoform X2 → MKPGFSPRGGGFGGRGGFGDRGGRGGGGRGGRGGFGGGRGGFGGGRGRGGGGGGGFRGRGGGGGGRGGGFQSGGGRGRGGGRGGKRGNQSGKNVMVEPHRHEGVFICRGKEDALVTKNLVPGESVYGEKRVSISEGDDKIEYRAWNPFRSKLAAAILGGVDQIHIKPGAKVLYLGAASGTTVSHVSDIVGPDGLVYAVEFSHRSGRDLINLAKKRTNIIPVIEDARHPHKYRMLIDPGASRGQGLTRLCVPHAQPRAGHRQWWM, encoded by the exons ATGAAGCCAG GTTTTAGCCCCCGTGGGGGCGGCTTTGGTGGCAGAGGAGGCTTTGGTGACAGAGgcggtagaggaggaggaggacgaggtgGACGAGGAGGCTTTGGCGGGGGACGAGGAGGCTTTGGTGGAGGTCGAGGtcgaggtggaggtggaggtggaggcttCAGGGGacgaggaggtggaggaggtggacgAG GtggaggcttccagtctggggGTGGCCGGGGTCGAGGTGGTGGCCGGGGAGGCAAAAGAGGCAACCAGTCAGGGAAGAATGTCATGGTGGAGCCTCATCGACACGAAG GCGTCTTTATCTGTCGCGGAAAGGAGGATGCCCTTGTCACAAAGAATCTGGTCCCTGGAGAATCCGTATATGGGGAGAAGAGAGTCTCTATTTCA GAGGGAGATGACAAAATTGAGTACCGAGCCTGGAACCCCTTCCGTTCCAAGCTAGCAGCAGCAATCCTGGGGGGCGTAGACCAGATCCACATCAAACCGGGGGCCAAGGTGCTCTACCTTGGGGCAGCCTCAGGCACCACCGTCTCTCATGTCTCTGATATTGTTGGCCCG GATGGTCTGGTCTATGCAGTTGAATTCTCCCACCGTTCTGGCCGTGACCTCATCAACTTGGCCAAGAAGAGGACCAACATTATTCCTGTGATTGAAGATGCTCGGCACCCACACAAATACCGCATGCTTATCG ACCCGGGAGCATCTCGAGGGCAGGGTCTGACTCGTCTCTGTGTCCCCCACGCCCAGCCCAGGGCTGGCCACAGA CAATGGTGGATGTGA
- the Fbl gene encoding rRNA 2'-O-methyltransferase fibrillarin isoform X1 — protein MKPGFSPRGGGFGGRGGFGDRGGRGGGGRGGRGGFGGGRGGFGGGRGRGGGGGGGFRGRGGGGGGRGGGFQSGGGRGRGGGRGGKRGNQSGKNVMVEPHRHEGVFICRGKEDALVTKNLVPGESVYGEKRVSISEGDDKIEYRAWNPFRSKLAAAILGGVDQIHIKPGAKVLYLGAASGTTVSHVSDIVGPDGLVYAVEFSHRSGRDLINLAKKRTNIIPVIEDARHPHKYRMLIAMVDVIFADVAQPDQTRIVALNAHTFLRNGGHFVISIKANCIDSTASAEAVFASEVKKMQQENMKPQEQLTLEPYERDHAVVVGVYRPPPKAKN, from the exons ATGAAGCCAG GTTTTAGCCCCCGTGGGGGCGGCTTTGGTGGCAGAGGAGGCTTTGGTGACAGAGgcggtagaggaggaggaggacgaggtgGACGAGGAGGCTTTGGCGGGGGACGAGGAGGCTTTGGTGGAGGTCGAGGtcgaggtggaggtggaggtggaggcttCAGGGGacgaggaggtggaggaggtggacgAG GtggaggcttccagtctggggGTGGCCGGGGTCGAGGTGGTGGCCGGGGAGGCAAAAGAGGCAACCAGTCAGGGAAGAATGTCATGGTGGAGCCTCATCGACACGAAG GCGTCTTTATCTGTCGCGGAAAGGAGGATGCCCTTGTCACAAAGAATCTGGTCCCTGGAGAATCCGTATATGGGGAGAAGAGAGTCTCTATTTCA GAGGGAGATGACAAAATTGAGTACCGAGCCTGGAACCCCTTCCGTTCCAAGCTAGCAGCAGCAATCCTGGGGGGCGTAGACCAGATCCACATCAAACCGGGGGCCAAGGTGCTCTACCTTGGGGCAGCCTCAGGCACCACCGTCTCTCATGTCTCTGATATTGTTGGCCCG GATGGTCTGGTCTATGCAGTTGAATTCTCCCACCGTTCTGGCCGTGACCTCATCAACTTGGCCAAGAAGAGGACCAACATTATTCCTGTGATTGAAGATGCTCGGCACCCACACAAATACCGCATGCTTATCG CAATGGTGGATGTGATCTTTGCTGATGTGGCACAGCCAGACCAAACCCGGATTGTGGCCCTGAATGCGCACACTTTCCTGCGGAACGGAGGACACTTTGTCATTTCCATTAAG GCCAACTGCATTGATTCCACGGCCTCGGCAGAAGCTGTGTTTGCATCGGAAGTGAAGAAGATGCAGCAAGAGAACATGAAGCCCCAGGAGCAGTTGACGCTAGAGCCCTATGAACGCGACCACGCTGTGGTTGTAGGTGTGTACAG GCCACCTCCCAAGGCGAAGAACTGA